The following coding sequences are from one Primulina eburnea isolate SZY01 chromosome 15, ASM2296580v1, whole genome shotgun sequence window:
- the LOC140815073 gene encoding protein RGF1 INDUCIBLE TRANSCRIPTION FACTOR 1-like, with the protein MGAGGPDEEDYRWPPWLKPLLKEQFFVQCKFHIYSHKSECNMYCLDCMNGPLCSLCWGYHKDHRAIQIRRSSYHDVIRVSEIQKFLDVSSVQTYIINSAKVVFLNERPQPRPGKGVTNTCQVCDRSLLDSFTFCSLGCKIVGTSSGFQKNKHPSEKKRTAAAADSEDSYSSGGHVRGRYSKKLPSFTPSTPPPTAVSFRVAKRRKGIPHRAPMGGFPIEA; encoded by the exons ATG GGAGCTGGAGGGCCTGATGAAGAGGACTATAGGTGGCCGCCATGGCTGAAACCTCTGTTGAAGGAACAGTTTTTTGTTCAATGCAAATTTCACATTTACTCGCACAAGAGTGAATGTAATATGTACTGTTTGGATTGTATGAATGGTCCTCTGTGTTCGCTCTGTTGGGGTTATCACAAAGACCATCGCGCAATTCAG ATAAGGAGATCATCGTACCATGATGTAATAAGGGTGTCTGAAATCCAGAAATTCCTCGACGTTAGCAGTGTTCAGACATACATAATCAACAGTGCGAAGGTTGTTTTCTTGAATGAGCGGCCCCAGCCCAGGCCCGGTAAAGGTGTCACAAACACCTGCCAAGTTTGTGATCGGAGCCTTCTTGATTCCTTTACATTCTGCTCACTTGGCTGCAAG ATTGTTGGGACGTCGAGTGGTTTCCAGAAGAACAAGCACCCGTCGGAGAAGAAAAGAACGGCGGCGGCGGCAGATTCCGAAGACTCTTACAGCAGCGGCGGCCACGTTCGCGGGCGGTATAGCAAGAAGCTCCCGAGTTTTACTCCGTCGACGCCTCCGCCAACGGCGGTGAGTTTCAGAGTCGCCAAGAGAAGAAAGGGAATCCCTCATAGAGCCCCGATGGGGGGATTCCCAATAGAAGCTTAG